The Micromonospora krabiensis genome window below encodes:
- a CDS encoding pseudouridine synthase: MPRDNRTPRPDAVAPEGAERLQKVLAAAGVGSRRACEDLIFRRRVTVNGRVAQLGDKVDPATAVIHVDGERLQADTRLVYLAMNKPRGVVSTMADEKGRTALADFLGNRVEQRVYHVGRLDADSEGLLLLTNDGTLAHRLMHPSYGVQKTYLCEVAGPIPRNLGKKLMAGVELEDGPVKVDAFRVVDTLGRTAQVELNLHEGRKHIVRRLLAEVGHPVSRLVRTSIGPIRLGDLRSGRTRRLTNAEVAALFKAVGD, translated from the coding sequence ATGCCTCGCGATAACCGCACCCCCCGACCCGACGCCGTCGCCCCGGAGGGGGCCGAGCGCCTCCAGAAGGTGCTCGCCGCCGCCGGCGTCGGCTCCCGGCGCGCCTGCGAAGACCTGATCTTCCGCCGCCGGGTCACCGTGAACGGGCGGGTCGCGCAGCTCGGCGACAAGGTCGACCCGGCCACCGCCGTGATCCACGTCGACGGGGAGCGCCTGCAGGCCGACACCCGCCTGGTGTACCTGGCGATGAACAAGCCGCGTGGTGTGGTGTCGACCATGGCCGACGAGAAGGGCCGTACGGCGCTGGCCGACTTCCTCGGCAACCGGGTGGAGCAGCGCGTCTACCACGTCGGGCGGCTCGACGCGGACAGCGAGGGCCTGCTGCTGCTCACCAACGACGGCACCCTGGCGCACCGGCTGATGCACCCCTCCTACGGGGTGCAGAAGACGTACCTGTGTGAGGTGGCCGGCCCGATCCCGCGCAACCTGGGCAAGAAGCTGATGGCCGGGGTGGAGCTGGAGGACGGCCCGGTGAAGGTCGACGCGTTCCGGGTGGTGGACACCCTGGGACGGACCGCCCAGGTGGAGCTTAACCTGCACGAGGGGCGCAAACACATCGTCCGGCGGCTGCTCGCCGAGGTCGGTCACCCGGTGTCCCGGCTGGTGCGTACGTCCATCGGGCCGATCCGGCTCGGGGACCTGCGTTCCGGGCGGACCCGGCGGCTCACGAACGCCGAGGTCGCGGCGCTGTTCAAGGCGGTGGGTGACTGA
- a CDS encoding site-specific tyrosine recombinase XerD, which translates to MTGTLDGAGTGEEPAPALRRAVRGYLDHLTVERGLSANTLSSYRRDLDRYLATLAAAGIDDLAAVGAAVVESHLARLRAGDDGHPPLSVSSAARAASAVRGLHRFALREGLTGADPSRDVHPPTPPRRLPRALPVDDVVRLLETAGPVAATGDGAPLALRDRALLEFLYGTGARISEAVGAAVDDVDPAEGTVLLRGKGGRTRLVPVGGYAVEALRAYLVRARPALAAAGRGTPAVFLNARGGALSRQGAWTILRRAAERAGLPVDGAHAVSPHTLRHSYATHLLDGGADVRVVQELLGHASVTTTQVYTLVTVERLREVYAIAHPRARG; encoded by the coding sequence CTGACCGGAACCCTCGACGGGGCCGGCACGGGCGAGGAGCCCGCGCCGGCCCTGCGCCGTGCCGTGCGCGGCTACCTCGACCACCTGACCGTCGAGCGTGGCCTGTCCGCGAACACCCTCTCGTCGTACCGCCGGGACCTGGACCGCTACCTCGCGACCCTCGCCGCCGCCGGCATCGACGACCTCGCGGCCGTCGGCGCCGCCGTCGTCGAGTCGCACCTGGCCCGGCTGCGCGCCGGTGACGACGGGCACCCGCCGCTCTCCGTGTCGTCGGCGGCCCGCGCCGCCAGCGCCGTCCGCGGCCTGCACCGCTTCGCCCTGCGCGAAGGGCTCACCGGCGCCGACCCGAGCCGCGACGTGCACCCGCCGACCCCGCCCCGCCGCCTGCCGCGCGCGCTGCCGGTCGACGACGTGGTCCGGCTGCTGGAGACCGCCGGCCCGGTCGCCGCGACCGGCGACGGCGCGCCGCTCGCGCTGCGCGACCGGGCGCTGCTGGAGTTCCTGTACGGCACCGGGGCGCGCATCTCCGAGGCGGTCGGCGCGGCGGTGGACGACGTGGACCCGGCCGAGGGGACGGTGCTGCTGCGCGGCAAGGGCGGTCGCACTCGGCTGGTGCCGGTCGGCGGATACGCCGTCGAGGCGCTGCGCGCCTATCTGGTCCGCGCCCGGCCGGCACTGGCCGCCGCCGGACGGGGCACACCGGCGGTCTTCCTCAACGCCCGCGGCGGCGCGCTGTCCCGGCAGGGCGCCTGGACCATCCTGCGCCGGGCCGCCGAGCGCGCTGGCCTGCCGGTCGACGGGGCGCACGCCGTCTCCCCGCACACCCTGCGTCACTCGTACGCCACCCACCTGCTCGACGGCGGCGCCGACGTCCGGGTGGTGCAGGAACTGCTCGGTCACGCCTCGGTGACCACCACCCAGGTCTACACGCTGGTGACGGTCGAGCGGCTGCGCGAGGTGTACGCCATCGCGCACCCCCGCGCGCGCGGCTGA
- the scpB gene encoding SMC-Scp complex subunit ScpB: MNDEERRDSLADQAAAWVPPWQRPTPPAPDDAADLGSETPEEEPDTANIPADPKPTPDAPALDAPADLGSPMPLEGPRTSKIPTDPTEAPADLGREAPPEGPERTKIAAESVGVADRAGGRRRAGQSQPEPAPELDDAELRGALEAILLVVDEPVSELTLAEVLEQPAERVGAMLDRIAAGYTAAGYGFELRRAAGGWRLYTRPEYATYVERFVLDGQSVRLTQAALETLAVVAYKQPVTRSRISAIRGVNCDGVIRTLVSRGLVEECGTEPESGAFLYRTTTLFLEKLGLNTVDELPPLAPFLPDDVEELTDASR; the protein is encoded by the coding sequence ATGAACGACGAGGAGCGCCGCGACTCCCTGGCCGATCAGGCCGCCGCCTGGGTCCCCCCGTGGCAGCGCCCCACCCCGCCGGCCCCGGACGACGCCGCAGATCTTGGAAGCGAAACGCCCGAGGAGGAGCCCGACACCGCCAATATCCCGGCCGACCCGAAGCCGACCCCCGACGCACCAGCCCTCGACGCGCCAGCAGATCTTGGAAGCCCGATGCCCCTGGAGGGGCCCCGAACTTCCAAGATCCCGACGGATCCGACGGAGGCGCCTGCGGATCTTGGTAGGGAAGCGCCCCCGGAGGGGCCGGAACGTACCAAGATCGCCGCGGAGAGCGTGGGGGTGGCCGACAGGGCCGGGGGGCGGCGGCGGGCGGGGCAGTCCCAGCCGGAGCCCGCGCCGGAGCTGGACGACGCCGAGCTGCGTGGTGCGCTCGAAGCGATCCTGCTGGTCGTGGACGAGCCGGTCAGCGAGCTGACCCTGGCGGAGGTGCTGGAGCAGCCGGCGGAGCGGGTCGGCGCGATGCTCGACCGGATCGCGGCCGGCTACACCGCAGCCGGGTACGGTTTCGAGCTGCGCCGCGCCGCGGGCGGGTGGCGGCTGTACACGCGGCCGGAATACGCGACGTACGTGGAGCGGTTCGTGTTGGACGGGCAGTCCGTACGGTTGACGCAGGCCGCCCTGGAGACCCTCGCGGTGGTCGCCTACAAGCAGCCGGTCACCCGGTCACGGATCTCGGCGATCCGGGGGGTCAACTGCGACGGCGTGATCCGTACCCTGGTGTCCCGCGGCCTCGTCGAGGAGTGCGGCACCGAGCCGGAGAGCGGCGCGTTCCTCTACCGGACGACCACCCTGTTCCTGGAAAAGCTGGGGCTGAACACGGTCGACGAGCTGCCGCCGCTCGCGCCGTTCCTGCCCGACGATGTGGAAGAGCTGACCGATGCCTCGCGATAA
- the der gene encoding ribosome biogenesis GTPase Der — protein sequence MSAEGGWVELREPDVEETEPSGPQPVVAVVGRPNVGKSTLVNRIIGRRQAVVEDIPGVTRDRVPYDAQWSGRAFTVVDTGGWEPDAKDRAAAIAAQAETAVATADVVLFVVDAMVGSTDVDEAAVKMLRRSAKPVILVANKADNASIEMEATSLWSLGLGEPHTVSALHGRGAGELLDAILDALPEAPAIVENRPRGPRRVALVGRPNVGKSSLLNRFSGEQRAVVDSVAGTTVDPVDSLVQIGGETWYLVDTAGLRKRVGKASGTEYYASLRTASAIEAAEVAVVLLDASEPISEQDQRILSMVTEAGRALVIAFNKWDLVDADRRYYLDKEIERELRRIPWAIRLNLSAMTGRAVDKLAPSLRTALASWETRVPTAQLNQWLTALVQATPHPVRGGRAPRILFATQAGVAPPRFVLFTTGPIDAGYQRFVERKLREEFGFEGSPIEISVRPRKKLGPGGRGKAHG from the coding sequence ATGAGCGCCGAGGGTGGTTGGGTCGAGCTGCGGGAGCCGGACGTCGAGGAGACCGAGCCGAGCGGCCCGCAGCCGGTAGTGGCCGTGGTCGGTCGACCGAACGTCGGTAAGTCCACGCTGGTCAACCGCATCATCGGCCGTCGACAGGCGGTCGTCGAGGACATTCCCGGGGTGACCCGCGACCGGGTGCCGTACGACGCGCAGTGGTCCGGCCGGGCGTTCACCGTGGTGGACACCGGTGGCTGGGAGCCGGACGCGAAGGACCGGGCCGCGGCGATCGCCGCGCAGGCCGAGACGGCCGTGGCCACCGCCGACGTGGTGCTGTTCGTGGTCGACGCCATGGTCGGTTCGACCGATGTGGACGAGGCCGCGGTGAAGATGCTGCGGCGCAGCGCCAAGCCGGTGATCCTGGTGGCGAACAAGGCGGACAACGCGTCCATCGAGATGGAGGCGACCTCGCTGTGGTCGCTCGGTCTCGGGGAGCCGCACACGGTCTCCGCGCTGCACGGTCGCGGCGCCGGTGAGCTGCTCGACGCCATCCTGGACGCGCTGCCGGAGGCCCCGGCGATCGTGGAGAACCGGCCGCGCGGCCCGCGCCGGGTGGCGCTGGTGGGCCGGCCGAACGTCGGCAAGTCCAGCCTGCTCAACCGGTTCTCCGGGGAGCAGCGGGCCGTCGTCGACTCGGTCGCCGGCACCACCGTCGACCCGGTCGACAGCCTCGTGCAGATCGGCGGGGAGACGTGGTACCTGGTCGACACCGCCGGCCTGCGCAAGCGGGTCGGCAAGGCCAGCGGCACCGAGTACTACGCCAGCCTGCGCACCGCCTCCGCGATCGAGGCGGCGGAGGTGGCCGTGGTGCTGCTCGACGCCAGCGAGCCGATCAGCGAGCAGGACCAGCGGATCCTGTCCATGGTCACCGAGGCCGGCCGGGCCCTGGTCATCGCCTTCAACAAGTGGGACCTGGTCGACGCCGACCGCCGGTACTACCTCGACAAGGAGATCGAGCGGGAACTGCGCCGCATCCCCTGGGCGATCCGGCTGAACCTGTCGGCGATGACCGGTCGCGCCGTCGACAAGCTCGCCCCGTCGCTGCGCACGGCCCTCGCGAGCTGGGAGACGCGCGTACCGACGGCTCAGCTCAACCAGTGGCTCACCGCGCTCGTGCAGGCCACCCCGCACCCGGTGCGGGGCGGGCGGGCCCCGCGCATCCTCTTCGCCACCCAGGCCGGGGTGGCGCCGCCGCGGTTCGTGCTCTTCACCACGGGCCCGATCGACGCGGGCTACCAGCGGTTCGTCGAGCGCAAGCTCCGCGAGGAGTTCGGCTTCGAGGGCAGCCCGATCGAGATTTCCGTACGCCCGCGCAAGAAGCTCGGCCCCGGCGGCCGGGGCAAGGCACACGGCTGA
- the ald gene encoding alanine dehydrogenase: protein MKVGIPREVKNHEYRVAITPAGVNEFTRSGHQVFIESGAGVGSSISDDDFAAAGAKILPTADEVWDTADLVLKVKEPIAEEYHRMREGQVLFTYLHLAASKECTDALLDRKVTGIAYETVELPDRSLPLLAPMSEVAGRLAPQVGAYHLQAQGGGRGILMGGVSGVYAAKTVVIGAGVSGMNAAAIALGLQAEVLLLDKNVGRLRQADAIYRGHLQTVASNAYEIERAVLDADLVIGAVLVPGAKAPTLISNELVSRMKPGSVLVDISIDQGGCFEDSRPTTHADPTYRVHNSIFYCVANMPGAVPHTSTYALTNVTLPYALELANNGWREALRRDPALALGLNTHAGQVTYGPVAEAHGMDVLPLADVLA from the coding sequence GTGAAGGTCGGAATCCCCCGCGAGGTCAAGAACCACGAGTACCGCGTGGCGATCACGCCGGCGGGCGTCAACGAGTTCACCCGCAGCGGCCACCAGGTCTTCATCGAGTCCGGCGCCGGGGTCGGGTCCAGCATCAGCGACGACGACTTCGCCGCGGCCGGCGCGAAGATCCTCCCCACCGCCGACGAGGTCTGGGACACCGCCGACCTCGTGCTGAAGGTGAAGGAGCCGATCGCCGAGGAGTACCACCGGATGCGCGAGGGGCAGGTGCTCTTCACCTACCTGCACCTGGCCGCGTCCAAGGAGTGCACCGACGCGCTGCTCGACCGCAAGGTCACCGGCATCGCGTACGAGACGGTGGAGCTGCCCGACCGGTCGCTGCCGCTGCTCGCCCCAATGTCCGAGGTGGCCGGTCGGCTCGCCCCGCAGGTCGGCGCGTACCACCTGCAGGCGCAGGGCGGCGGACGCGGCATCCTCATGGGCGGCGTCTCCGGCGTGTACGCCGCGAAGACCGTCGTCATCGGCGCCGGCGTCTCCGGCATGAACGCCGCCGCCATCGCGCTCGGCCTCCAGGCCGAGGTGCTCCTGCTCGACAAGAACGTCGGGCGACTGCGGCAGGCCGACGCCATCTACCGGGGCCACCTGCAGACGGTCGCCTCCAACGCGTACGAGATCGAGCGTGCCGTGCTCGACGCGGACCTGGTCATCGGCGCGGTGCTGGTGCCCGGCGCGAAGGCCCCGACGCTGATCTCCAACGAGCTGGTGTCCCGGATGAAGCCGGGCAGCGTGCTGGTCGACATCTCCATCGACCAGGGCGGCTGCTTCGAGGACTCGCGGCCCACCACCCACGCCGACCCGACCTACCGGGTCCACAACTCGATCTTCTACTGCGTGGCGAACATGCCGGGCGCGGTGCCGCACACCAGCACCTACGCGCTGACGAACGTCACCCTGCCGTACGCCCTGGAGCTGGCCAACAACGGCTGGCGCGAGGCGCTGCGCCGCGACCCCGCCCTGGCGCTGGGCCTGAACACCCACGCCGGCCAGGTCACCTACGGCCCGGTCGCCGAGGCGCACGGCATGGACGTCCTGCCGCTGGCGGACGTGCTGGCCTGA
- a CDS encoding ParA family protein, with the protein MAGSGDRAETWTSELREQQAALGNDLGPADPAAYTMRKPIPEPMPTDRHGPARIIAMANQKGGVGKTTTTINLGAALAEYGRKVLLVDFDPQGALSVGLGVNPHNLDLSVYNLLMQDDVTAEDVLIKTDVAGLHLLPANIDLSAAEIQLVNEVAREMALARVLRSVRKEYDFILIDCQPSLGLLAINALTVAHGVLIPLECEFFSLRGVALLLDTIDKVRERLNFDLELEGILATMYDSRTTHCRQVLQRVVEAFGDKVYQTVITKTVKFPESTVAGAPITTLDPASSGARNYRQLAREVIAAQAER; encoded by the coding sequence ATGGCTGGCAGCGGTGACCGTGCCGAGACGTGGACGTCGGAGCTCCGTGAGCAGCAGGCCGCGCTCGGCAACGACCTGGGCCCGGCCGACCCGGCCGCCTACACGATGCGCAAGCCCATCCCCGAGCCGATGCCCACCGACCGGCACGGCCCGGCCCGCATCATCGCGATGGCCAACCAGAAGGGCGGCGTCGGCAAGACCACCACGACCATCAACCTGGGCGCCGCGCTCGCCGAATACGGCCGCAAGGTGCTGCTGGTGGACTTCGACCCGCAGGGCGCGCTCTCGGTCGGCCTGGGCGTCAACCCGCACAACCTCGACCTGTCGGTCTACAACCTGCTGATGCAGGACGACGTCACCGCCGAGGACGTGCTCATCAAGACCGACGTGGCCGGGCTGCACCTGCTGCCCGCCAACATCGACCTGTCGGCCGCCGAGATCCAGCTGGTCAACGAGGTCGCCCGCGAGATGGCCCTGGCGCGGGTGCTGCGGTCGGTCCGCAAGGAATACGACTTCATCCTGATCGACTGCCAGCCGTCGCTGGGCCTGCTGGCCATCAACGCGCTGACCGTCGCGCACGGCGTGCTCATCCCGCTGGAGTGCGAGTTCTTCAGCCTGCGTGGTGTGGCGCTGCTGCTCGACACCATCGACAAGGTCCGCGAGCGGCTCAACTTCGACCTGGAGCTCGAGGGCATCCTCGCCACCATGTACGACAGCCGCACCACCCACTGCCGTCAGGTGCTCCAGCGGGTGGTGGAGGCGTTCGGCGACAAGGTCTACCAGACGGTCATCACCAAGACCGTCAAGTTCCCCGAGTCCACCGTCGCGGGCGCCCCGATCACCACGCTCGACCCGGCGTCGTCCGGTGCGCGCAACTACCGCCAGCTGGCCCGCGAGGTGATCGCCGCGCAGGCCGAGCGGTAG
- the cmk gene encoding (d)CMP kinase yields the protein MEENVRTGRCVVAVDGPSGSGKSTVSRRLAASIGARYLDTGAMYRAITWAVLRSGVDLTDAEAVAKVAGEVDLRIGTDPQGYGVTADGVNVDAEIRGPEVTGAVSAVAAVPAVRALLVARQQEMIVNAGRIVVEGRDIGAVVAPDADLKVYLTASEAARAARRSAEDATDAAATAADLARRDRLDSTRKASPLQQAADAVELDTTELGIDEVVQRLRNLLSERGLA from the coding sequence GTGGAGGAAAACGTGCGGACCGGGCGATGTGTGGTCGCTGTGGACGGGCCGTCCGGTTCGGGAAAGTCCACCGTCTCGCGGCGCCTCGCCGCCAGCATCGGTGCCCGTTACCTGGACACCGGGGCGATGTACCGGGCGATCACCTGGGCGGTGCTGCGCTCCGGGGTCGACCTCACCGACGCCGAGGCGGTGGCGAAGGTCGCCGGTGAGGTGGACCTGCGCATCGGCACCGACCCGCAGGGGTACGGCGTGACCGCCGACGGCGTGAACGTCGACGCCGAGATCCGCGGGCCGGAGGTGACCGGGGCGGTCTCCGCCGTGGCCGCCGTGCCGGCGGTGCGGGCGCTGCTGGTCGCCCGCCAGCAGGAGATGATCGTGAACGCGGGCCGGATCGTGGTCGAGGGCCGGGACATCGGCGCCGTCGTGGCGCCGGACGCCGACCTGAAGGTCTACCTGACCGCCTCCGAGGCGGCCCGCGCGGCCCGGCGCAGCGCCGAGGACGCCACCGACGCGGCGGCCACCGCCGCCGACCTGGCCCGCCGGGACCGGCTCGACTCGACCCGTAAGGCGTCACCGCTGCAGCAGGCCGCGGACGCCGTCGAGCTCGACACCACCGAGCTGGGTATCGACGAGGTCGTCCAGCGGCTGCGCAACCTGCTCAGCGAGCGGGGATTGGCATGA
- a CDS encoding segregation and condensation protein A produces the protein MTAPPLDPPSASEQPLPAQSVRPAEPGHTDLASPSSSSGSESSSGPESSSESGSSPDPGPAEASAPEASAAGAEPEAAGFTVRLANFTGPFDLLLQLIGKHKLDVTEVALHRVTDEFIAYIRAMGDQWDLDEASEFLLIAATLLDLKAARLLPAAEVEDEEDLALLEARDLLFARLLQYKAYKEAAAHIGALEAVGGRRYPRAVTLEPRYAEALPELVLGVGPQRLLKLALRALTPKPVPEVSIAHVHMVRVSVREHAAIITERLRRAGVATFSLLCADCEATLEVVARFLALLELYREGLVAFVQEQALEELTVRWTGPAEGGPDLQIDEYAGTPADETTPPPTDPAAPPSTSPGTPPEPTPTVPPEPPQPAGPEPARPEGRRTASSDGGPAVSADGPAAATAGEPEPATADGPGAATTGRPDQGTSEE, from the coding sequence GTGACCGCCCCGCCCCTCGACCCACCCAGCGCGTCCGAGCAGCCGCTCCCCGCGCAGAGCGTGCGCCCCGCCGAGCCCGGTCACACCGATCTCGCGTCCCCGTCCTCGTCCTCGGGGTCGGAATCGTCTTCCGGGCCGGAGTCGTCCTCCGAATCGGGGTCGTCCCCGGATCCGGGTCCGGCCGAGGCGTCCGCGCCCGAGGCGTCCGCGGCCGGGGCGGAGCCGGAGGCCGCCGGGTTCACCGTGCGGCTGGCCAACTTCACCGGCCCGTTCGACCTGCTGCTCCAGCTGATCGGCAAGCACAAGCTCGACGTCACCGAGGTGGCGTTGCACCGGGTCACCGACGAGTTCATCGCCTACATCCGGGCCATGGGTGACCAGTGGGACCTGGACGAGGCCAGCGAGTTCCTGCTGATCGCCGCGACCCTGCTGGACCTGAAGGCCGCCCGGCTGCTGCCCGCCGCCGAGGTCGAGGACGAGGAGGACCTCGCCCTGCTGGAGGCGCGGGACCTGCTCTTCGCCCGGCTGCTGCAGTACAAGGCGTACAAGGAGGCGGCGGCGCACATCGGCGCGCTGGAGGCGGTCGGCGGCCGGCGCTACCCCCGCGCCGTGACCCTGGAGCCCCGCTACGCCGAGGCGCTGCCCGAACTGGTCCTCGGTGTCGGCCCGCAACGGCTTCTCAAGCTGGCCCTGCGGGCGCTCACCCCGAAACCGGTGCCCGAGGTCTCCATCGCGCACGTGCACATGGTCCGGGTCAGCGTCCGGGAGCACGCCGCGATCATCACCGAGCGGCTGCGCCGTGCCGGCGTCGCCACGTTCTCCCTGCTCTGCGCCGACTGCGAGGCCACCCTGGAGGTGGTGGCCCGGTTCCTCGCGCTGCTGGAGCTCTACCGGGAGGGCCTGGTGGCGTTCGTGCAGGAGCAGGCGCTGGAGGAGCTGACCGTACGCTGGACCGGCCCCGCCGAGGGCGGCCCCGACCTGCAGATCGACGAGTACGCCGGCACCCCCGCCGACGAGACGACGCCCCCACCGACCGATCCCGCCGCGCCGCCGTCGACCTCGCCCGGCACTCCGCCGGAGCCGACGCCGACGGTTCCGCCCGAGCCCCCGCAGCCGGCTGGGCCGGAGCCGGCGAGGCCCGAGGGCCGCCGGACGGCGTCATCCGACGGTGGGCCGGCGGTGTCGGCTGACGGGCCGGCCGCAGCCACAGCGGGTGAGCCGGAGCCGGCGACGGCCGACGGGCCGGGGGCAGCCACGACGGGTAGGCCCGACCAGGGGACGAGCGAGGAGTGA
- a CDS encoding NUDIX domain-containing protein, producing the protein MSAVEHRYEVVSREQRLSGRIFDVVTEEVTMPGGGTGLRDIVRHVGAVAVVALDDAGQVVLIRQYRHPVGRHLWELPAGLTDVEGEDLAAAAARELAEEVDLTAGRMDVLVDLHSSPGFTNELVRVFLARDLTDVPAEQRHERRDEEADLQIVRLDLDEAVSMVLAGEITNASCVAGLLAAARARDTGWSVLRRADAPLPR; encoded by the coding sequence GTGAGCGCCGTCGAGCACCGCTACGAGGTCGTGTCCCGCGAGCAGCGCCTGTCGGGGCGGATCTTCGACGTGGTCACCGAGGAGGTGACCATGCCGGGCGGCGGCACCGGGCTGCGGGACATCGTCCGGCACGTCGGGGCGGTGGCCGTGGTGGCACTCGACGACGCCGGTCAGGTGGTGCTGATCCGCCAGTACCGGCACCCGGTGGGGCGGCACCTGTGGGAGCTGCCCGCCGGCCTCACCGACGTCGAGGGCGAGGACCTGGCCGCCGCGGCGGCGCGGGAACTGGCCGAGGAGGTCGACCTGACCGCCGGGCGGATGGACGTCCTCGTCGACCTGCACAGCTCGCCCGGGTTCACCAACGAGTTGGTGCGGGTGTTCCTGGCCCGCGACCTGACCGACGTGCCGGCGGAGCAGCGCCACGAGCGCCGCGACGAGGAGGCCGACCTCCAGATCGTCCGGCTCGACCTGGACGAGGCGGTGTCGATGGTGCTGGCCGGTGAGATCACCAACGCCTCCTGCGTGGCGGGGCTGCTCGCCGCGGCCCGCGCCCGCGACACCGGCTGGTCGGTGCTGCGCCGCGCGGACGCGCCGCTGCCGCGCTGA
- a CDS encoding TM2 domain-containing protein: MIVPLSGWRCGQERSGSIWCRVMSTPPYQPGYPQGPGYPQGVSDKSKVVAGILGILLGFFGAGRFYTGHIKIAVLQLVVSVCTAGLGSLWGLIDGILILVNGGTDAQGRPLRD, from the coding sequence ATTATCGTCCCCCTGTCGGGGTGGCGCTGCGGACAAGAGCGCAGTGGATCTATATGGTGTCGCGTCATGAGCACTCCTCCTTACCAGCCTGGGTACCCCCAGGGCCCTGGATACCCTCAGGGCGTCTCTGACAAGAGCAAGGTCGTCGCGGGCATCCTCGGCATCCTGCTCGGCTTCTTCGGCGCCGGCCGCTTCTACACCGGACACATCAAGATCGCCGTGCTCCAGCTCGTCGTGAGCGTGTGCACCGCCGGTCTCGGCAGCCTGTGGGGCCTGATCGACGGCATCCTGATCCTGGTCAACGGTGGCACCGACGCCCAGGGTCGCCCGCTGCGCGACTGA